Proteins from one Silurus meridionalis isolate SWU-2019-XX chromosome 3, ASM1480568v1, whole genome shotgun sequence genomic window:
- the rnaseh2b gene encoding ribonuclease H2 subunit B isoform X2, with translation MTSKKNRSAPSSNESWIVIAASAASQYLFSSGDVQLYEVKAFVEDFHSWFIDQTVQSDGRLLYVTPMDPLFLLLPYLQSSAKEGKFQPLQQMVMDEDFPGSTRLLKCTQALDTIHHVADERVVTSQKFYRYSQEKTMDWLKKKVLNTVSALKKSDISVGGGVKSTTYVRVKQETSVNEEDYLRYAHGLISEYISEELSKDLHKHLQLPEISSPKEVEPPSKKRKLSDKPVEAGEDYTKFNSADFTRKLPKKMTAAQKTLAKVDKTGMKSMSSFFSPKVKQENK, from the exons ATGACAAGCAAAAAGAACCGCTCAGCACCCAGCAGTAATGAGAGCTGGATTGTCATCGCTGcaa GTGCTGCTTCCCAGTACCTGTTCAGTAGTGGAGATGTGCAGCTGTATGAGGTGAAGGCGTTTGTTGAAGATTTCCACTCATGGTTTATCGACCAAACTGTCCAAAGTG ATGGCCGACTGCTGTATGTGACTCCTATGGATCCACTGTTCTTGTTGTTGCCTTACCTGCAGAGCAGTGCCAAGGAG GGAAAGTTTCAGCCACTGCAGCAGATGGTCATGGATGAGGATTTTCCAGGATCCACAAGACTGCTGAAATGCACACAGGCTCTGGACACAATTCATCATGTGGCGGATGAGAGAG TGGTGACCAGTCAGAAATTTTACAGATATAGCCAAGAGAAGACCATGGACTGGCTGAAGAAAAAG GTTTTGAACACAGTGAGTGCACTTAAAAAGAGTGACATTTCTGTAGGTGGCGGCGTGAAGTCTACCACTTACGTGCGAGTCAAACAGGAGACGAGTGTGAATGAAG AAGATTATCTGCGTTACGCTCACGGACTCATCTCTGAATATATCAGCGAAGAGCTGAGCAAGGATCTGCACAAGCATTTGCa gttacCTGAAATATCCAGCCCTAAAGAGGTGGAGCCTCCTTCTAAG AAAAGGAAACTGTCAGATAAACCAGTGGAAGCAGGAGAGGACTACACCAAATTCAACAGTGCTGACTTCACCCGAAAG CTCCCTAAGAAGATGACAGCTGCTCAGAAGACACTTGCAAAAGTggacaaaactggcatgaagagCATGTCTTCATTCTTTAGCCCTAAAGTCAAGCAGGAGAACAAGTGA
- the rnaseh2b gene encoding ribonuclease H2 subunit B isoform X1 → MTSKKNRSAPSSNESWIVIAANSALDKTKVHDGDPTFIRLRNPATGAASQYLFSSGDVQLYEVKAFVEDFHSWFIDQTVQSDGRLLYVTPMDPLFLLLPYLQSSAKEGKFQPLQQMVMDEDFPGSTRLLKCTQALDTIHHVADERVVTSQKFYRYSQEKTMDWLKKKVLNTVSALKKSDISVGGGVKSTTYVRVKQETSVNEEDYLRYAHGLISEYISEELSKDLHKHLQLPEISSPKEVEPPSKKRKLSDKPVEAGEDYTKFNSADFTRKLPKKMTAAQKTLAKVDKTGMKSMSSFFSPKVKQENK, encoded by the exons ATGACAAGCAAAAAGAACCGCTCAGCACCCAGCAGTAATGAGAGCTGGATTGTCATCGCTGcaa ATTCTGCCCTGGACAAGACAAAGGTTCATGATGGCGACCCAACATTCATCAGACTCAGAAATCCAGCTACAG GTGCTGCTTCCCAGTACCTGTTCAGTAGTGGAGATGTGCAGCTGTATGAGGTGAAGGCGTTTGTTGAAGATTTCCACTCATGGTTTATCGACCAAACTGTCCAAAGTG ATGGCCGACTGCTGTATGTGACTCCTATGGATCCACTGTTCTTGTTGTTGCCTTACCTGCAGAGCAGTGCCAAGGAG GGAAAGTTTCAGCCACTGCAGCAGATGGTCATGGATGAGGATTTTCCAGGATCCACAAGACTGCTGAAATGCACACAGGCTCTGGACACAATTCATCATGTGGCGGATGAGAGAG TGGTGACCAGTCAGAAATTTTACAGATATAGCCAAGAGAAGACCATGGACTGGCTGAAGAAAAAG GTTTTGAACACAGTGAGTGCACTTAAAAAGAGTGACATTTCTGTAGGTGGCGGCGTGAAGTCTACCACTTACGTGCGAGTCAAACAGGAGACGAGTGTGAATGAAG AAGATTATCTGCGTTACGCTCACGGACTCATCTCTGAATATATCAGCGAAGAGCTGAGCAAGGATCTGCACAAGCATTTGCa gttacCTGAAATATCCAGCCCTAAAGAGGTGGAGCCTCCTTCTAAG AAAAGGAAACTGTCAGATAAACCAGTGGAAGCAGGAGAGGACTACACCAAATTCAACAGTGCTGACTTCACCCGAAAG CTCCCTAAGAAGATGACAGCTGCTCAGAAGACACTTGCAAAAGTggacaaaactggcatgaagagCATGTCTTCATTCTTTAGCCCTAAAGTCAAGCAGGAGAACAAGTGA